One Lysinibacillus fusiformis genomic window carries:
- a CDS encoding sensor histidine kinase yields the protein MEENYLKKAELVYLENIQGLIDSVKIQQHDHLNHLSVIRKLLDEKKSTEIENYFSELYGDISKNQNILKINHLPLAALIQTKMDKAKKSDINFNIEINTCIKPVEIKSYELVQVVGNIIDNAIEEEEKHTDKQKEINISIDSLVNSFLVISLNNKNSRVQHTKKESIFKNGYSSKGNNRGLGLFISQCLLKKYHGYIEVNSNEFGTTFTIFLPYK from the coding sequence TTGGAAGAAAATTACTTAAAAAAAGCAGAACTAGTTTATTTAGAAAATATTCAAGGATTAATAGATTCTGTTAAAATCCAACAACATGATCACCTTAACCATCTTTCGGTAATCAGAAAATTACTGGACGAAAAAAAATCAACTGAAATTGAAAATTATTTTAGTGAGTTATACGGGGATATTTCAAAAAACCAAAATATTCTTAAAATTAATCATCTTCCTTTAGCTGCATTAATACAAACAAAGATGGATAAAGCTAAAAAGTCAGATATTAACTTTAATATTGAAATAAATACCTGTATTAAACCAGTTGAAATTAAATCTTATGAGTTAGTTCAAGTTGTAGGAAACATAATAGATAATGCAATTGAAGAAGAAGAAAAACATACTGATAAACAAAAAGAAATTAATATTTCAATTGATAGTCTAGTTAATTCCTTCCTAGTTATCTCTTTAAATAATAAAAATTCACGTGTACAGCATACAAAGAAGGAATCTATATTTAAAAATGGTTATTCATCAAAGGGAAATAATAGAGGCTTAGGGCTATTTATTTCCCAATGTTTATTAAAAAAATATCATGGATATATAGAAGTAAATAGTAATGAATTTGGTACAACATTCACTATTTTTCTTCCGTACAAATAA
- a CDS encoding L-cystine transporter, whose protein sequence is MSTLQVVLNVAILLVFVGILYVMNKKHVKFSNRVFAGLGLGIALGLGLQLFYGIDSEVLAETTPWYNIIGSGYVKLLQMVAMPLIFISILIAFTKMTIGKNFGKMAALILAILIGTTAVSAGVGILSATIFDLDAAQIMHGDAETERGAYLEEKTSGMTAPNLPTQIIELFPANPFLDLTGARSTSTIAVVIFAAFLGFAYLRVARKDEATGATIKKGLDAIYALIMGVVTIVLRLTPYGILAIMARTVATSDFGAIYNLGKFVIASYVALIIMLLVHLLIISLSGLNPFTYLKKSAETLLFAFTSRSSAGALPMNIKTQTGRLGVPEGIANFSGSFGLSIGQNGCAGVYPAMLAIMIAPTVGINPLDPVFIITVIAVVAVSSFGVAGVGGGATFAAILVLSALDLPIALAGVLISVEPLIDMGRTALNVSGSMTAGVATARVTKELDTEVYNNKAVSAQVADL, encoded by the coding sequence TTGTCAACTTTACAAGTCGTTCTCAACGTAGCCATATTGCTTGTGTTCGTTGGAATTTTATATGTTATGAATAAAAAACACGTAAAATTTTCAAATCGTGTTTTTGCTGGTCTAGGCTTGGGTATCGCACTCGGTCTTGGCTTACAATTATTTTACGGTATTGATTCGGAAGTTTTAGCCGAAACAACACCTTGGTACAACATTATTGGTAGCGGTTACGTCAAACTGCTTCAAATGGTCGCGATGCCGTTAATATTCATTTCAATATTAATTGCCTTTACAAAAATGACTATCGGCAAAAATTTTGGGAAAATGGCAGCACTTATTTTAGCAATTTTAATTGGTACAACAGCTGTCTCAGCTGGGGTTGGTATTCTTTCAGCAACAATTTTTGATCTTGATGCAGCACAAATAATGCACGGTGATGCAGAAACTGAACGTGGTGCATATCTCGAAGAAAAAACAAGTGGTATGACAGCACCAAATTTACCTACACAAATTATCGAATTGTTCCCAGCGAACCCATTCCTTGACTTAACTGGTGCTCGTTCAACATCAACAATTGCTGTTGTAATATTTGCAGCATTCTTAGGTTTCGCCTATTTACGTGTAGCACGTAAAGATGAAGCAACAGGCGCTACCATTAAAAAGGGACTAGATGCAATCTATGCACTTATAATGGGTGTCGTAACAATTGTCTTACGTTTAACACCATATGGTATTTTAGCGATCATGGCCCGTACAGTTGCAACTTCGGATTTCGGTGCAATCTATAATCTTGGTAAATTTGTAATTGCTTCTTATGTAGCTTTGATCATTATGTTACTTGTCCATTTACTAATCATTTCGTTAAGTGGCTTAAATCCATTTACGTATTTAAAAAAATCAGCAGAAACTTTATTATTCGCCTTCACTTCTCGTTCAAGTGCGGGTGCGTTACCGATGAATATTAAAACGCAAACAGGTCGACTTGGTGTACCAGAAGGGATTGCCAACTTCTCAGGTTCATTTGGCTTATCGATTGGTCAAAACGGCTGTGCAGGTGTTTATCCGGCTATGCTTGCGATCATGATTGCGCCAACAGTGGGCATTAATCCGCTAGACCCTGTGTTTATCATTACTGTTATTGCAGTAGTGGCAGTCAGTTCGTTTGGTGTAGCGGGTGTCGGCGGTGGGGCAACATTCGCAGCCATCCTAGTATTGTCAGCACTTGACTTACCAATTGCGCTTGCAGGTGTTTTAATCTCGGTTGAGCCATTAATTGACATGGGTCGTACAGCACTTAATGTAAGTGGTTCGATGACAGCAGGTGTCGCTACAGCACGTGTCACAAAAGAATTAGATACAGAAGTTTACAACAATAAAGCAGTTAGCGCACAGGTAGCTGATCTGTAA
- a CDS encoding response regulator transcription factor translates to MYPILLVDDEEGLLDMLSVMLQKEGITEIDFATTGKQALEKLNNFRYSLIVLDIMLPDIDGFQICQEIRKISDVPILFISARTSDIDKLTGLNIGGDDYITKPFNPLEVVARIKIHLRRHNLQLLSQNKMLDQYDYGYLSLSKKTGELFVKGKNIICPAKEFELLSFFCANPNQIFSAEQLYEQIWQQSTGLNDRNTVMVHILRLRKKIEEDVKKPKIIVNIRSIGYKFIPPKMEDI, encoded by the coding sequence ATGTATCCAATATTATTAGTTGATGATGAAGAGGGTTTACTAGATATGTTAAGTGTAATGCTACAAAAGGAAGGCATTACGGAAATTGATTTTGCCACAACCGGCAAACAAGCACTTGAAAAACTAAATAATTTTCGTTATTCCTTAATCGTCCTAGATATCATGCTTCCAGATATAGACGGATTTCAAATTTGCCAAGAAATTAGAAAAATAAGTGATGTTCCAATTTTATTTATAAGTGCACGAACGTCAGATATTGATAAATTAACTGGCTTAAACATAGGTGGGGATGATTATATTACTAAACCATTTAATCCACTTGAAGTAGTAGCACGTATTAAAATTCACTTGCGTCGACACAATTTACAGCTACTATCACAAAATAAAATGTTAGATCAATACGATTATGGCTACCTTAGTCTATCAAAAAAAACGGGAGAACTATTTGTAAAAGGAAAGAACATAATCTGTCCTGCAAAGGAATTTGAACTATTATCCTTTTTTTGCGCGAACCCCAATCAAATTTTTTCAGCAGAACAGCTGTATGAACAGATATGGCAGCAATCAACAGGCTTAAATGATCGAAATACAGTCATGGTTCATATCCTACGTCTTAGAAAAAAAATTGAGGAAGATGTAAAAAAACCAAAAATAATTGTTAATATAAGGAGCATTGGTTATAAATTTATTCCTCCAAAGATGGAGGATATATGA
- a CDS encoding sensor histidine kinase: protein MKIRIKLALHFLGSIIILLIFVLFMIVLLSTSLNYLIIWCTSDENIATYIVNQKLLPILPYLAIIVFCLLYGWWIGSDFFYILEWILLLSKDAYQEPNRKRRKTNIGQYKKPRFSVYHDIFIQLRALTEILKRNDLERKELEKMRKEWTAGISHDLKTPLTYIKGYSFMLSSTEHKWSEQERQEFASLIKKQAIHMENIIEDLNTVFHFDHGQFPLNLNKKDISQFIHGIVMEMTESPMVKQKNISIGINTTQSVPFTFDEQMLKRAMNNLLMNAIIHNPNDTKIMISIKKSDKLEIMISDNGVGMNSETMKNLFNRYYRGTSTKVPSEGTGLGMSIAKQLIEAHQGSLSVDSTLNKGTAIHISFKLDFN, encoded by the coding sequence ATGAAAATAAGAATAAAATTAGCACTACATTTTCTTGGTAGCATAATTATTTTGCTCATTTTTGTTCTATTCATGATCGTTCTACTTTCAACTTCTTTAAATTATTTAATTATTTGGTGTACTTCTGATGAGAATATTGCTACATATATTGTAAATCAAAAATTATTGCCTATCCTACCTTATCTAGCAATAATAGTATTCTGTTTGCTTTATGGCTGGTGGATAGGTTCTGATTTTTTTTACATATTAGAATGGATACTATTATTATCAAAGGATGCCTATCAAGAACCTAATAGGAAGAGAAGAAAAACAAATATTGGACAATATAAAAAACCAAGATTTAGTGTTTATCACGATATATTTATTCAACTTAGAGCATTAACAGAGATATTAAAAAGAAATGATTTAGAAAGAAAAGAATTAGAAAAAATGAGAAAAGAGTGGACAGCAGGAATATCTCATGATTTAAAAACACCTCTTACTTACATAAAAGGTTACTCATTTATGTTATCTTCTACCGAACACAAATGGAGTGAACAAGAAAGGCAAGAGTTCGCATCTCTAATAAAAAAACAAGCCATTCATATGGAGAATATAATTGAAGATCTAAATACAGTTTTTCATTTTGATCATGGACAATTCCCTTTAAATTTGAATAAAAAAGACATTTCTCAATTTATTCATGGCATAGTCATGGAGATGACAGAAAGTCCAATGGTTAAGCAAAAAAATATTTCAATCGGGATAAATACAACTCAGTCCGTGCCCTTTACTTTCGATGAACAGATGCTGAAACGGGCTATGAATAACCTTTTAATGAATGCCATCATTCATAATCCTAATGATACTAAAATTATGATATCAATTAAAAAAAGTGATAAATTAGAGATTATGATTTCAGATAATGGTGTAGGAATGAATAGCGAAACCATGAAAAATTTATTTAATCGATATTATAGAGGAACTTCAACCAAAGTACCTTCTGAAGGAACAGGATTAGGTATGAGTATTGCTAAACAACTTATTGAAGCACATCAAGGTTCTCTTTCTGTTGATAGCACTTTAAATAAAGGTACTGCTATTCATATCAGTTTTAAGTTGGATTTTAACTAA
- a CDS encoding LytR/AlgR family response regulator transcription factor, which yields MFSAIIGEDNIYSRQQLSSFLTENNIRIVGEASNGLEVMHLVQIKNPQVVFIDIDMPIQDGVSTAKQLKEQYPSLGIVFITGYTNYAIEAFDIDAIDYIVKPFEPARMYKCLCKIKKVLGQENPKDITLLKINTGYQVIQDDQILYFTSEKKMTKVTFANCKEKTILINETLKSLENRICQKKFVRTHRSFIVNISHINKIEPSGQTNLIFFKNHPDFVYLSKNYMHELLSKLS from the coding sequence ATGTTTTCAGCAATCATTGGGGAAGACAATATATATTCTCGTCAACAACTCTCTTCTTTTCTAACGGAAAATAACATTCGTATTGTTGGGGAAGCTTCAAACGGATTAGAAGTTATGCATTTGGTTCAAATCAAGAACCCTCAAGTAGTTTTTATAGATATTGATATGCCTATACAAGATGGAGTTTCTACGGCTAAACAATTAAAGGAGCAGTATCCTTCTCTAGGGATTGTTTTTATTACAGGATATACCAATTATGCTATTGAAGCTTTTGATATTGATGCTATCGACTATATCGTTAAACCTTTTGAACCTGCTCGAATGTATAAATGTTTATGTAAAATCAAGAAAGTATTAGGTCAAGAAAATCCTAAAGATATAACCCTATTAAAAATAAACACAGGGTATCAAGTGATACAAGATGATCAAATTCTATATTTTACTTCTGAAAAGAAAATGACAAAAGTAACATTTGCTAATTGTAAAGAGAAGACAATTCTAATAAATGAGACACTAAAAAGTCTAGAAAATCGTATTTGTCAAAAAAAATTCGTTCGAACTCATCGGAGTTTCATAGTGAATATATCTCATATTAATAAAATTGAGCCTTCTGGACAAACAAATTTAATATTTTTTAAAAATCACCCTGATTTTGTATACCTAAGTAAAAACTATATGCATGAACTATTATCGAAACTATCCTAG
- a CDS encoding GGDEF domain-containing protein, which yields MKIGEVIENVPCIDEYVKNKEVDLLFTSNPSLRSVVVVQEGRPIGHITRTHFYQKIGTRYGYNLFMGRQNQLIIKDNPLIVDCFTPITEVSTEAMQRRAEDLYDDVIVTKDNCFFGVVSIRELLLKLVETQVAIASFLNPLSSLPGNKLIDDKLEETLSFQQYSLIYFDLDHFKSYNDTYGFNKGDKILRYLTDILKKNIAGVNDFLGHIGGDDFVAILPYYEVKTICQRIIDDFDSQILEFYELEDIVNLQVSNRLGKLESFTCTSLSIAVITNEHRRFDSVEQLSDAVTRIKKQCKKISGSCYLINENETYLVH from the coding sequence ATGAAAATAGGGGAAGTCATAGAGAACGTTCCTTGTATTGATGAATATGTGAAAAATAAAGAGGTAGATTTGCTTTTTACAAGTAATCCGTCATTGCGTAGTGTTGTGGTTGTACAAGAAGGTAGACCAATTGGACATATTACACGCACACATTTCTATCAAAAGATTGGTACACGTTATGGCTATAATTTATTTATGGGCCGACAAAATCAGCTTATTATTAAAGACAATCCACTAATTGTGGACTGTTTCACACCTATTACAGAAGTAAGTACAGAAGCGATGCAACGACGAGCAGAAGATTTATATGATGATGTGATTGTGACGAAAGATAATTGTTTCTTTGGTGTTGTCAGCATTCGAGAACTATTATTGAAGTTGGTAGAAACACAGGTAGCCATTGCAAGTTTTTTAAATCCCCTTAGTAGTTTACCGGGCAATAAATTAATAGATGACAAGTTAGAAGAGACCTTGAGTTTTCAGCAATATAGCCTCATTTATTTTGATTTAGATCATTTTAAATCCTATAATGACACCTATGGTTTTAATAAGGGTGATAAAATACTACGATATTTGACTGATATACTGAAAAAAAATATAGCAGGCGTAAACGATTTTCTCGGGCATATTGGCGGTGATGATTTTGTTGCCATTCTTCCGTATTATGAGGTCAAGACTATTTGTCAAAGGATAATTGACGACTTTGATTCGCAAATTTTAGAGTTTTACGAACTTGAAGATATCGTAAATTTACAAGTTTCAAATAGATTAGGTAAATTAGAGTCTTTCACTTGTACTTCACTTTCCATTGCGGTCATTACAAATGAACATCGGCGATTTGACTCCGTTGAACAATTATCAGATGCGGTCACACGCATAAAAAAACAATGTAAGAAAATATCAGGAAGCTGTTATCTTATCAATGAAAATGAAACCTACCTTGTCCATTAA
- a CDS encoding ABC transporter permease — protein sequence MREIIMGDRLKFKRSKLLFVATIFPLFVFIMNFSDFYFRSDFNRKMAQELHTSEWTFLVLSSHWAMFLMVPLSIAIFASKIVNIEHEANTWKILFALPISRYSIYLSKFIYLLLLCVFSATFIVGSILFIGLSLDFNGPIPWGLILKQAFYPYIVSFPLMAFQLWISMVCQNQMIPISLGVIFALSGFFLQNIKWLFWVYPIWGTPILTSDKFNEVIINTDLSFFFNMSFIVGIFFLISGMIHFSKKEMR from the coding sequence ATGAGAGAAATCATTATGGGAGATAGGTTAAAGTTTAAACGTTCGAAGTTATTGTTTGTTGCTACAATTTTTCCTTTATTTGTTTTTATTATGAATTTTTCGGATTTTTATTTTAGGTCTGACTTTAATAGGAAGATGGCGCAAGAGTTACATACTAGTGAATGGACTTTTCTTGTTCTTAGTAGTCATTGGGCTATGTTCCTAATGGTTCCTTTAAGTATCGCCATATTTGCTTCTAAAATAGTCAATATTGAGCATGAAGCGAATACTTGGAAAATTTTATTTGCCTTACCTATATCAAGATATTCTATATATTTATCAAAATTTATTTATTTACTTTTACTTTGTGTGTTTTCAGCTACTTTTATTGTAGGGTCTATTCTTTTTATTGGTCTTTCTTTGGACTTTAATGGCCCAATACCATGGGGATTAATTTTAAAGCAAGCCTTTTACCCCTATATTGTATCTTTTCCATTAATGGCTTTTCAGCTTTGGATATCAATGGTTTGTCAGAACCAAATGATTCCTATTTCTTTAGGGGTAATATTCGCGCTTTCTGGATTTTTCCTTCAGAATATAAAATGGTTATTTTGGGTATATCCAATTTGGGGGACTCCTATCTTAACATCTGATAAATTTAACGAAGTAATTATTAATACAGATTTATCATTTTTTTTCAATATGAGTTTTATTGTCGGAATATTCTTCTTAATAAGCGGTATGATTCACTTTAGTAAGAAAGAAATGAGATAG
- a CDS encoding ABC transporter ATP-binding protein — translation MGENIVETVDLCKKYKTTYAVKDLNLQVKKGEIYGFLGPNGSGKSTSIKMLLGLIKATSGSVTLFGKQLESDRNQILKKVGALVESPSYYGHLTGYENLRIIQRMLNVSEKRIEEVLNIVRLTKAKNKLVKQYSLGMKQRLGIAIALLGKPELLILDEPTNGLDPAGIHEIRDLIKSLPDSDGITILISSHLLSEIDQMATQVGIISEGNLIFQDSIEVLRNKSDSQIRVRVNNASKAKIILENKFDYNIQLDNNSNLILNKTDDKHISLVNNILVESDLSVYRIEEVKSSLEDVFLNIIKGEYS, via the coding sequence ATGGGCGAAAACATAGTTGAAACTGTTGATTTATGTAAAAAATATAAAACGACATATGCTGTAAAGGATTTAAATTTGCAAGTGAAGAAAGGGGAGATTTATGGTTTTTTAGGACCTAATGGTTCAGGAAAATCCACTTCTATAAAAATGTTATTAGGGTTAATAAAGGCTACATCTGGATCTGTTACTTTATTTGGTAAACAACTAGAAAGTGATAGAAATCAAATATTAAAAAAAGTGGGGGCTTTGGTTGAATCTCCCTCTTATTATGGTCATCTAACGGGTTATGAAAATCTCAGAATTATACAACGTATGCTTAATGTATCAGAAAAGCGAATTGAAGAAGTATTAAATATTGTTAGATTAACAAAGGCTAAAAATAAATTAGTTAAACAATATTCTTTAGGAATGAAACAACGACTTGGAATTGCAATAGCACTCTTAGGAAAACCTGAATTACTTATTTTAGATGAACCTACAAATGGTTTAGATCCGGCAGGCATCCATGAAATTCGTGATTTAATTAAAAGTCTACCGGATTCTGATGGGATAACAATATTAATCTCTAGTCATTTACTTAGTGAAATTGATCAAATGGCTACACAGGTAGGAATTATTTCTGAAGGAAATCTAATTTTCCAAGATTCCATAGAAGTATTACGTAATAAAAGTGATTCACAGATTAGAGTACGTGTGAATAATGCTAGTAAAGCTAAAATTATTTTGGAAAATAAATTCGATTACAATATCCAATTGGATAATAACAGTAATCTAATTTTAAATAAAACTGATGATAAACATATTTCTTTGGTGAATAATATTTTGGTTGAGTCTGATCTTTCAGTATACAGAATTGAAGAAGTAAAGTCTTCTCTTGAAGATGTCTTTCTTAACATTATTAAGGGGGAATATTCATGA
- a CDS encoding EAL domain-containing protein, whose amino-acid sequence MESVVRQSVRSSNLFSYIKYIYDQHQNNTLFMKRLKALKKIIQDKDLHTYFQPIVDLQTKQTMGFEALNRPETSELFSSVDSFYEFVGQTDCVFLFECFCRNLSLQRFKERLHGDLLNKNFMLFLNIHPNVLLDKKYHSGETLQLLKELGIKPQQVVFELTERSAVIDFVEFERVLSNYRSQGYRIAVDDVGSGYNSLKTLIYLKPEFIKLDRSLIQYIDKNSEQQQLVTLLMKYAVQAETKIIAEGIERQEELDYLHQIGIHYAQGYALGKPAKDIHLGKIRVGDHENRGSHRERSLY is encoded by the coding sequence ATGGAGTCTGTTGTGAGACAAAGTGTAAGATCAAGCAATTTATTTTCCTATATAAAATATATCTATGACCAACATCAAAACAATACTTTATTTATGAAACGATTAAAAGCATTGAAAAAAATCATTCAGGACAAGGATTTACATACGTATTTTCAACCTATTGTTGATTTACAAACGAAGCAAACAATGGGATTTGAGGCGTTAAACCGACCGGAGACCTCAGAGTTGTTTAGCAGTGTCGATTCTTTTTATGAATTTGTTGGGCAAACAGACTGTGTTTTTTTATTTGAATGCTTTTGTCGTAACCTATCATTGCAGCGTTTCAAGGAACGATTACATGGAGATTTGTTGAACAAAAATTTTATGCTTTTTCTTAATATTCATCCCAATGTATTGCTAGATAAAAAGTATCATAGCGGTGAAACATTACAATTGCTAAAGGAGCTTGGCATCAAACCTCAGCAGGTTGTTTTTGAGTTGACGGAGCGTAGCGCAGTCATAGATTTTGTGGAGTTTGAACGTGTATTATCAAATTATCGTTCACAGGGCTATCGTATTGCTGTGGATGATGTAGGTTCTGGCTATAATAGCTTAAAAACGCTTATCTATTTAAAGCCAGAATTCATCAAACTGGATCGTTCGTTAATTCAATATATCGATAAAAACAGTGAACAGCAGCAGCTTGTCACATTGTTAATGAAGTATGCTGTACAAGCTGAAACAAAAATCATTGCAGAGGGTATTGAACGTCAAGAGGAACTCGATTATTTACATCAAATCGGCATCCATTACGCACAAGGATATGCGTTAGGGAAGCCCGCAAAGGACATACATTTGGGGAAAATAAGGGTGGGTGACCATGAAAATAGGGGAAGTCATAGAGAACGTTCCTTGTATTGA
- a CDS encoding helix-turn-helix transcriptional regulator has product MKNNIREVRKQLKLSQDELAKHCGVTRQTVNAIENVKYDHTLHLAFKIASVLQVTVNELFIFEDN; this is encoded by the coding sequence ATGAAAAATAATATTAGAGAAGTCCGAAAACAGTTAAAACTCTCCCAAGACGAGCTTGCAAAACATTGTGGTGTAACAAGACAAACTGTCAATGCTATTGAAAATGTGAAGTATGATCATACTTTACATTTAGCCTTCAAAATAGCATCAGTCTTACAGGTTACAGTCAACGAACTATTTATTTTTGAAGATAATTAA
- a CDS encoding ABC transporter permease, with amino-acid sequence MIKTMVFIEYMKLRRQWLGAVLIIIPLVSCLLGYNNFFTYQDILMQKDDNEWTEAWTQASLFYGMIMLPILSGFYCSLSCRNENSEGGWKLMLALPPSRVIIYIAKMIIILLLVLLTQLILISEFVVTGLLLGLQDSIPWSFLFKVLGLGFLAVCALVAIQLWMASQIKSFVTPIAINVGLTLIAFIAAGSELGNFYPWAQPTLAMSSADEIGINSLMFFLSINLVIFSLATILGVVTFDKKDIN; translated from the coding sequence TTGATAAAGACAATGGTTTTTATTGAATATATGAAGTTAAGAAGGCAATGGCTTGGGGCGGTATTAATAATAATCCCACTTGTTAGTTGTTTGTTAGGTTATAATAATTTTTTTACTTATCAAGATATCTTAATGCAAAAAGATGATAATGAATGGACAGAAGCATGGACACAAGCATCGCTTTTTTATGGAATGATAATGTTACCTATACTATCAGGATTCTACTGTTCTTTAAGTTGTAGAAATGAAAATTCAGAAGGGGGTTGGAAGCTAATGTTGGCATTACCTCCCTCAAGGGTAATAATCTATATAGCTAAAATGATTATTATTTTATTACTAGTGTTATTAACGCAACTGATTTTAATATCGGAGTTTGTTGTAACAGGATTATTACTTGGACTCCAAGATTCTATACCGTGGTCTTTCTTATTTAAAGTGCTTGGTCTAGGGTTCTTAGCAGTATGTGCTTTAGTAGCTATTCAACTTTGGATGGCATCGCAAATTAAGAGCTTTGTTACACCGATAGCAATAAATGTTGGGCTTACTTTAATAGCGTTTATAGCAGCAGGATCTGAATTGGGAAATTTTTATCCTTGGGCACAGCCCACTCTTGCTATGTCTTCAGCAGATGAAATAGGAATTAACTCTTTAATGTTCTTTTTATCAATAAATTTAGTGATATTTAGTCTAGCAACAATTTTAGGAGTAGTTACATTTGATAAAAAAGATATTAATTAA
- a CDS encoding PucR family transcriptional regulator, whose amino-acid sequence MQLPITKDFSVVAGRDGLHKPVQNVEILDFEFSPDIQTVRETIFTPNSVILSSLLFAKQEPAYLMNAVKNLIQLEASALAYKPVIYKDLPDEILALADEHNFPILRFGGDEFFEKIILETMAYAKTQDYTFFLETIMRRLIEEEVSDEQIKTFLQQMNKAFEKYVFVANIQMKQIVNMQWVQIFFNLEPLLKSGIICTYKKSIFILMTSQSQQLQFEKILDEWLTIYDISTENLSIGYSDVHLTQAELHLAIREAYFSRIMAEIEMSPTCHYQNLASDCLLIELHRKDVQFAMNYVNNYLGPLLENKVDPDLMNTAVTFVIKKGNIKEVAVAHFCHPNTIRYRMTKIRQLIAPLENDYVFYERLSTAVKLYLLHSKVEE is encoded by the coding sequence TTGCAACTCCCTATTACAAAAGATTTTTCAGTTGTTGCAGGTAGAGACGGTTTGCATAAACCTGTCCAAAATGTTGAAATTCTAGATTTTGAATTTTCGCCTGATATTCAAACTGTGAGGGAAACTATTTTCACACCAAATAGCGTTATCCTAAGCAGTCTATTATTCGCTAAACAAGAACCAGCTTATTTAATGAATGCTGTAAAAAATCTAATCCAACTAGAAGCTAGTGCTTTAGCTTATAAACCTGTCATTTATAAGGATTTGCCAGATGAAATCCTCGCTTTGGCAGATGAACATAATTTCCCAATATTACGCTTTGGTGGAGATGAATTTTTTGAAAAAATCATTTTAGAAACAATGGCTTATGCGAAAACACAAGACTATACATTCTTTTTAGAAACCATCATGAGACGTCTGATTGAAGAAGAAGTATCGGACGAACAAATAAAAACCTTTCTACAACAAATGAATAAAGCCTTTGAAAAGTATGTGTTCGTAGCAAATATCCAAATGAAGCAAATCGTAAATATGCAATGGGTGCAAATCTTTTTTAACTTAGAGCCCCTCTTAAAATCGGGCATTATCTGTACTTATAAAAAAAGCATTTTTATCCTAATGACCAGCCAATCTCAACAGCTTCAATTTGAAAAAATACTTGACGAATGGCTAACAATTTATGATATTTCAACAGAGAACCTCTCCATAGGTTATAGTGACGTTCACTTAACACAAGCAGAACTTCACCTTGCTATTCGAGAAGCCTACTTCTCTCGTATTATGGCAGAAATTGAAATGTCCCCTACTTGTCATTACCAAAATCTCGCATCTGATTGTCTGCTCATTGAATTGCATCGTAAGGACGTACAATTTGCTATGAATTATGTGAATAATTACTTAGGTCCCCTACTCGAGAACAAGGTTGACCCTGATTTAATGAACACAGCAGTTACCTTTGTGATAAAAAAAGGGAACATTAAGGAAGTAGCTGTAGCACACTTCTGTCATCCAAATACCATACGCTATCGCATGACAAAAATACGCCAATTAATAGCTCCTTTAGAAAATGATTATGTATTTTATGAACGCTTATCGACAGCCGTTAAATTGTACTTACTACATAGCAAAGTTGAAGAATGA